A single uncultured Acetobacterium sp. DNA region contains:
- a CDS encoding bifunctional (p)ppGpp synthetase/guanosine-3',5'-bis(diphosphate) 3'-pyrophosphohydrolase, whose protein sequence is MDNDAVRGKIDNVINLVKANNPEAETEMIYKAYDLAREAHKDQKRLSGEDYVIHPVSVAYILAEMQMDTETIVAAILHDVIEDTIYSYDYIKQEFNENIADLVEGVTKIGRIGFQSKEESQAENLRKMILAMSKDIRVILIKLVDRLHNMRTLEYMREAKQVEKAKETLDIYAPLANRLGISTIKWELEDLALKYLDPEGYYDLVQKIKIKKSAREAYIADVIDVLSREIEKVGTHAEIYGRSKHFYSIYRKMQSQNRSFDEIYDLIAVRVIVDSLKDCYGVLGVVHSQWTPIPGRFKDYIAMPKPNLYQSIHTTVMGPKGEPFEIQIRTREMHETAEYGIAAHWKYKEGRMDAKDNKYEVQMSWLRQMLELQRDSEDAGELVETIKVDLLNEEVYVFSPKGAVVPLPAGSCPLDFAYRIHSDIGNNCVGARVNNKIVPLNSPLKSGDIVEVMTSKNSNGPSRDWLSFVKSPHARNKIKQYFKKEEKDENIQKGRSILEREIKREGLQHSNLLNLNNLELLAEKCSYKTLNDFYAAIGYNGIKIGTVFQKMRLLFPKEFPEEVEEIVLKKPSKESKKTSSTVIVAGQNEIDVHFAKCCNPVPGDKIVGYITKGRGISVHRADCSNVLNLTDPNRIVEVEWNKYSTGSFTAEIHIKAREAPGTIIQISKTFLDMGIPVTALNAKTEKNEYDFFSATLEVKSRRELNLLIKNLNKIKEIIQIYRV, encoded by the coding sequence ATGGATAATGACGCAGTAAGAGGAAAAATTGACAATGTAATAAACCTGGTAAAAGCAAATAACCCAGAAGCTGAGACAGAAATGATCTATAAGGCTTATGACTTGGCTCGGGAAGCTCATAAGGATCAGAAACGTCTTTCTGGAGAGGACTATGTAATTCATCCGGTTTCTGTCGCATACATTTTAGCTGAAATGCAAATGGATACAGAAACAATTGTTGCTGCCATTTTACATGATGTAATAGAAGATACGATCTATTCCTATGATTATATTAAGCAAGAGTTTAACGAGAACATTGCCGATCTGGTGGAAGGTGTCACAAAAATCGGTCGGATTGGCTTTCAATCCAAAGAAGAAAGCCAGGCAGAGAATCTGCGAAAAATGATTTTGGCGATGTCAAAAGATATTCGGGTTATTCTGATTAAGCTGGTTGACAGACTCCATAATATGCGTACCCTGGAATATATGCGCGAAGCAAAACAGGTTGAAAAAGCTAAAGAGACCCTGGATATTTACGCACCCCTGGCCAATCGACTGGGGATTTCCACGATTAAGTGGGAATTGGAAGATTTAGCTTTAAAATATCTGGATCCAGAAGGCTATTATGATTTAGTACAGAAGATAAAAATTAAAAAAAGTGCACGGGAAGCTTATATTGCAGATGTAATTGATGTACTGTCCAGAGAAATTGAAAAAGTCGGAACCCATGCGGAGATTTACGGTCGATCCAAACATTTTTACAGCATCTACCGAAAAATGCAAAGTCAAAATAGAAGTTTTGATGAAATTTATGATTTGATCGCTGTTCGGGTAATCGTTGATTCATTAAAGGATTGTTATGGCGTTCTAGGGGTCGTACATTCCCAATGGACACCGATTCCGGGACGGTTTAAAGATTATATTGCCATGCCCAAGCCCAATCTCTATCAATCGATTCATACGACCGTTATGGGTCCCAAAGGGGAGCCTTTTGAAATTCAAATACGAACCAGAGAAATGCATGAAACGGCAGAGTACGGGATCGCGGCGCACTGGAAGTATAAAGAAGGCCGAATGGATGCCAAGGACAACAAGTACGAAGTCCAGATGTCCTGGCTCCGACAAATGTTGGAACTCCAGCGAGACTCTGAAGATGCTGGCGAACTGGTCGAAACAATCAAGGTTGATCTGCTAAATGAAGAGGTGTATGTGTTTTCTCCAAAAGGGGCCGTGGTTCCATTGCCGGCCGGCTCATGCCCTTTAGATTTTGCCTATCGGATTCATAGCGATATTGGTAACAATTGTGTGGGCGCCAGAGTTAATAATAAAATAGTCCCACTTAACAGTCCTTTAAAAAGCGGGGACATTGTCGAGGTCATGACCTCCAAAAATTCCAATGGACCCAGTCGTGATTGGTTGAGTTTTGTTAAAAGTCCCCATGCCCGGAACAAGATTAAACAGTATTTCAAAAAAGAAGAAAAAGATGAAAATATTCAAAAAGGAAGAAGCATCCTGGAGCGTGAAATCAAACGCGAGGGTCTGCAACATTCCAACCTTCTGAATTTAAATAATCTGGAATTATTAGCAGAAAAATGCAGTTATAAGACCCTTAACGATTTTTATGCGGCGATTGGTTATAATGGCATTAAAATTGGAACAGTTTTCCAGAAAATGAGACTGCTTTTTCCCAAGGAGTTTCCTGAAGAAGTAGAAGAAATTGTTCTCAAAAAACCGTCCAAAGAATCGAAAAAAACCAGCAGTACCGTAATTGTGGCCGGTCAAAACGAGATTGATGTGCATTTTGCCAAATGCTGTAACCCGGTTCCGGGAGATAAAATAGTCGGATATATAACCAAAGGCCGAGGAATCTCAGTTCATCGTGCCGATTGCTCCAACGTTTTAAATCTGACTGATCCCAATCGGATCGTCGAAGTCGAATGGAACAAATACAGTACCGGATCCTTTACCGCAGAAATTCACATCAAAGCCAGAGAAGCACCAGGAACCATCATTCAGATTTCGAAGACATTTTTGGATATGGGTATTCCAGTTACGGCACTCAATGCAAAAACTGAAAAAAATGAATATGATTTCTTCTCGGCGACCCTTGAAGTTAAAAGTCGGCGCGAGTTAAATTTGCTCATTAAAAATTTAAACAAAATCAAAGAAATCATCCAGATTTACCGAGTATAA